From a single Centropristis striata isolate RG_2023a ecotype Rhode Island chromosome 14, C.striata_1.0, whole genome shotgun sequence genomic region:
- the sema4ab gene encoding semaphorin-4A isoform X2, with amino-acid sequence MNIRLIPAVMENPSLLSLIVALLGFLSPCLTRLTPRVSFPKGNPGRHLTRFSSHDVSNSTTLLLSDDGDMLYVGARDAVLALDVSHKDSIILRSKLDWSPSEKDLEQCSMKGKKMVDCPNFIRVLQFLNTTHIYACGTFAFSPRCTYINSETLTMSLKPDEGRGRCPYDPYQRNTAIIVDGELYTGTVADYRGNRPVISRHLSEGRRVDLKLDDTLGWLEDPTFISSSFIPDEEKIYFFFSEVGREYDFIDKFIVSRVSQICMSDVGGQRTLQRRWTTFAKAQLLCQADSELPYNVIQDMDILPPAEGAPSDDTLFYGIFTSQWSVNSGRSAVCSFRLTDIKSVFSGNYKVLNRDTLQWSTRVQEKVANPGECGLHNASDNALRFVKENFLADDSVRPVGRSLTMVSAEHNYSHLTVQRVQAANNRDYTVLFLLTESGYLHKAVLLPTGAHIIEEVQVFEQPQPIKSLKLSVAKGLIYVGTSEGLVRVPTANCSFYWTCPQCVLARDPFCGWDPASRACVEASNHQTSLGQDIDKGNVEEACNSVSFTHRARFGLPAASCPAGELVSVSLNEVVRLQCPAASQLSQQLWERPNSRLSSDLYLHLDDGSLSFVATPITVGHYLCLSTENGYQQTMAIYHVKQKSSPIAQSPTNYTRPQAPPIPTTKAVARPGPGLLPSLGTLPKRTSTRQGETEPTLSSRDTQVTTGQRGRNTSQWTEEPGHKEAGFRDGELLMSARGPCYLKELVVVSVLLVLCLSLLITMLLYVIRKRCRSRTAPHAGTPTRDSDRRTPVEQEALRGNQFQSKRNGQALHSGQASGFVCNGALTGSNGHLPNTPI; translated from the exons TCCTGGGAGACACCTCACCCGCTTCAGTAGCCATGATGTCAGCAACAGCACCACGCTGCTGCTCAGTGATGATGGAGACATGCTGTATGTCGGAGCCCGGGATGCTGTGTTAGCACTGGATGTTAGCCACAAGGACTCCATCATACTGAGGAGTAAG TTGGACTGGAGCCCTTCAGAGAAAGACCTTGAACAATGTTCCATGAAAGGCAAGAAAATG GTCGACTGTCCCAATTTCATCCGTGTACTGCAGTTCTTGAACACCACCCATATCTACGCCTGTGGAACATTTGCCTTCAGTCCCCGCTGCACCTACATT AACTCTGAGACGTTAACGATGAGCCTCAAGCCTGATGAAGGAAGAGGTCGCTGCCCCTATGACCCTTACCAACGCAACACTGCTATCATCGTAG ATGGAGAGCTTTACACGGGGACGGTGGCAGACTACAGGGGGAACCGGCCGGTCATCTCCAGGCACCTCAGTGAGGGCCGGCGTGTTGACCTCAAGCTGGATGATACATTAGGATGGCTGGAGG ATCCAACCTTCATCAGCTCCAGTTTCATTCCTGATGAGGAGAAAATCTACTTTTTCTTCAGTGAAGTGGGCAGAGAGTACGACTTCATCGACAAATTTATTGTTTCTCGTGTTTCTCAGATTTGCATG AGTGATGTTGGAGGTCAGCGCACGCTGCAGCGCCGCTGGACCACATTTGCCAAAGCTCAGCTGTTATGCCAGGCTGACAGTGAGCTGCCCTACAATGTGATCCAGGACATGGATATCCTCCCACCAGCAGAGGGAGCTCCTTCAGATGATACACTCTTTTATGGCATCTTCACATCCCAGTG GTCTGTCAACTCTGGGCGGTCAGCAGTGTGTTCGTTCCGCTTGACTGACATCAAATCAGTTTTCTCGGGTAACTACAAAGTCCTAAACCGGGACACATTACAGTGGAGCACACGGGTTCAAGAGAAGGTCGCAAATCCAGGAGAG TGTGGCCTGCACAACGCGTCTGACAACGCCCTGCGCTTTGTCAAAGAAAACTTCCTGGCAGACGACAGTGTGCGACCAGTAGGAAGAAGTCTGACCATGGTGTCTGCTGAGCACAACTACAGCCATCTGACTGTACAGAGAGTCCAAGCTGCCAACAACAGAGACTACACTGTCCTGTTTCTGCTCACAG AGTCTGGTTATCTACACAAAGCTGTGCTGCTGCCAACTGGGGCACACATTATAGAGGAGGTCCAGGTTTTTGAGCAGCCTCAGCCGATCAAAAGCCTGAAGCTGTCCGTAGCCAAG GGTCTGATATACGTTGGGACATCAGAGGGTTTGGTGAGGGTCCCTACAGCCAACTGCTCCTTCTACTGGACCTGTCCTCAGTGTGTTCTGGCCCGAGACCCCTTCTGTGGTTGGGACCCTGCCAGCAGGGCCTGTGTGGAGGCCTCCAACCACCAGACCAGTCT AGGCCAGGACATAGACAAAGGGAATGTTGAAGAGGCGTGCAACAGTGTTTCATTTACACATAGAGCCAGATTTGGTCTGCCTGCAG CCTCATGTCCTGCAGGTGAGCTGGTGTCGGTGTCTCTGAATGAAGTGGTGCGGCTCCAGTGTCCTGCCGCCTCGCAGCTCTCCCAGCAGCTGTGGGAACGTCCCAACAGCCGGCTGTCCTCAGACCTGTACCTGCACCTGGACGACGGGAGTCTGAGTTTTGTGGCCACCCCCATCACAGTGGGCCACTACCTCTGCCTGTCCACTGAGAATGGCTACCAACAGACTATGGCCATCTATCATGTCAAACAGAAGAGCAGCCCCATTGCTCAAAGTCCAACCAACTACACCCGGCCTCAGGCGCCCCCTATACCCACCACTAAGGCTGTGGCCAGACCAGGGCCTGGACTGCTTCCCTCTTTGGGGACTTTGCCAAAAAGAACATCAACAAGACAAGGAGAGACTGAGCCAACACTGTCCAGCAGGGACACTCAGGTCACCACCGGACAGCGGGGGAGAAACACGAGCCAATGGACGGAGGAGCCCGGGCATAAAGAGGCGGGGTTTCGGGATGGAGAGCTCCTGATGTCGGCCCGAGGCCCCTGCTACCTAAAAGAGCTGGTTGTTGTGTCAGTTCTGCTTGTGCTGTGCCTCAGTCTGCTCATCACCATGCTTCTGTATGTCATCAGAAAGCGATGCCGCAGCCGAACGGCCCCACATGCTGGAACTCCAACCAGAGACTCTGACAGAAGGACCCCTGTGGAGCAGGAGGCCCTCAGGGGGAACCAGTTTCAGAGCAAGCGCAATGGACAAGCTCTGCACAGCGGACAGGCCAGTGGCTTCGTCTGTAACGGGGCACTCACAGGCTCTAATGGGCATTTGCCCAACACCCCCATCTGA
- the sema4ab gene encoding semaphorin-4A isoform X3, which translates to MNIRLIPAVMENPSLLSLIVALLGFLSPCLTRLTPRVSFPKGSPGRHLTRFSSHDVSNSTTLLLSDDGDMLYVGARDAVLALDVSHKDSIILRSKLDWSPSEKDLEQCSMKGKKMVDCPNFIRVLQFLNTTHIYACGTFAFSPRCTYINSETLTMSLKPDEGRGRCPYDPYQRNTAIIVDGELYTGTVADYRGNRPVISRHLSEGRRVDLKLDDTLGWLEDPTFISSSFIPDEEKIYFFFSEVGREYDFIDKFIVSRVSQICMSDVGGQRTLQRRWTTFAKAQLLCQADSELPYNVIQDMDILPPAEGAPSDDTLFYGIFTSQWSVNSGRSAVCSFRLTDIKSVFSGNYKVLNRDTLQWSTRVQEKVANPGECGLHNASDNALRFVKENFLADDSVRPVGRSLTMVSAEHNYSHLTVQRVQAANNRDYTVLFLLTESGYLHKAVLLPTGAHIIEEVQVFEQPQPIKSLKLSVAKGLIYVGTSEGLVRVPTANCSFYWTCPQCVLARDPFCGWDPASRACVEASNHQTSLGQDIDKGNVEEACNSVSFTHRARFGLPAGELVSVSLNEVVRLQCPAASQLSQQLWERPNSRLSSDLYLHLDDGSLSFVATPITVGHYLCLSTENGYQQTMAIYHVKQKSSPIAQSPTNYTRPQAPPIPTTKAVARPGPGLLPSLGTLPKRTSTRQGETEPTLSSRDTQVTTGQRGRNTSQWTEEPGHKEAGFRDGELLMSARGPCYLKELVVVSVLLVLCLSLLITMLLYVIRKRCRSRTAPHAGTPTRDSDRRTPVEQEALRGNQFQSKRNGQALHSGQASGFVCNGALTGSNGHLPNTPI; encoded by the exons GAAGTCCTGGGAGACACCTCACCCGCTTCAGTAGCCATGATGTCAGCAACAGCACCACGCTGCTGCTCAGTGATGATGGAGACATGCTGTATGTCGGAGCCCGGGATGCTGTGTTAGCACTGGATGTTAGCCACAAGGACTCCATCATACTGAGGAGTAAG TTGGACTGGAGCCCTTCAGAGAAAGACCTTGAACAATGTTCCATGAAAGGCAAGAAAATG GTCGACTGTCCCAATTTCATCCGTGTACTGCAGTTCTTGAACACCACCCATATCTACGCCTGTGGAACATTTGCCTTCAGTCCCCGCTGCACCTACATT AACTCTGAGACGTTAACGATGAGCCTCAAGCCTGATGAAGGAAGAGGTCGCTGCCCCTATGACCCTTACCAACGCAACACTGCTATCATCGTAG ATGGAGAGCTTTACACGGGGACGGTGGCAGACTACAGGGGGAACCGGCCGGTCATCTCCAGGCACCTCAGTGAGGGCCGGCGTGTTGACCTCAAGCTGGATGATACATTAGGATGGCTGGAGG ATCCAACCTTCATCAGCTCCAGTTTCATTCCTGATGAGGAGAAAATCTACTTTTTCTTCAGTGAAGTGGGCAGAGAGTACGACTTCATCGACAAATTTATTGTTTCTCGTGTTTCTCAGATTTGCATG AGTGATGTTGGAGGTCAGCGCACGCTGCAGCGCCGCTGGACCACATTTGCCAAAGCTCAGCTGTTATGCCAGGCTGACAGTGAGCTGCCCTACAATGTGATCCAGGACATGGATATCCTCCCACCAGCAGAGGGAGCTCCTTCAGATGATACACTCTTTTATGGCATCTTCACATCCCAGTG GTCTGTCAACTCTGGGCGGTCAGCAGTGTGTTCGTTCCGCTTGACTGACATCAAATCAGTTTTCTCGGGTAACTACAAAGTCCTAAACCGGGACACATTACAGTGGAGCACACGGGTTCAAGAGAAGGTCGCAAATCCAGGAGAG TGTGGCCTGCACAACGCGTCTGACAACGCCCTGCGCTTTGTCAAAGAAAACTTCCTGGCAGACGACAGTGTGCGACCAGTAGGAAGAAGTCTGACCATGGTGTCTGCTGAGCACAACTACAGCCATCTGACTGTACAGAGAGTCCAAGCTGCCAACAACAGAGACTACACTGTCCTGTTTCTGCTCACAG AGTCTGGTTATCTACACAAAGCTGTGCTGCTGCCAACTGGGGCACACATTATAGAGGAGGTCCAGGTTTTTGAGCAGCCTCAGCCGATCAAAAGCCTGAAGCTGTCCGTAGCCAAG GGTCTGATATACGTTGGGACATCAGAGGGTTTGGTGAGGGTCCCTACAGCCAACTGCTCCTTCTACTGGACCTGTCCTCAGTGTGTTCTGGCCCGAGACCCCTTCTGTGGTTGGGACCCTGCCAGCAGGGCCTGTGTGGAGGCCTCCAACCACCAGACCAGTCT AGGCCAGGACATAGACAAAGGGAATGTTGAAGAGGCGTGCAACAGTGTTTCATTTACACATAGAGCCAGATTTGGTCTGCCTGCAG GTGAGCTGGTGTCGGTGTCTCTGAATGAAGTGGTGCGGCTCCAGTGTCCTGCCGCCTCGCAGCTCTCCCAGCAGCTGTGGGAACGTCCCAACAGCCGGCTGTCCTCAGACCTGTACCTGCACCTGGACGACGGGAGTCTGAGTTTTGTGGCCACCCCCATCACAGTGGGCCACTACCTCTGCCTGTCCACTGAGAATGGCTACCAACAGACTATGGCCATCTATCATGTCAAACAGAAGAGCAGCCCCATTGCTCAAAGTCCAACCAACTACACCCGGCCTCAGGCGCCCCCTATACCCACCACTAAGGCTGTGGCCAGACCAGGGCCTGGACTGCTTCCCTCTTTGGGGACTTTGCCAAAAAGAACATCAACAAGACAAGGAGAGACTGAGCCAACACTGTCCAGCAGGGACACTCAGGTCACCACCGGACAGCGGGGGAGAAACACGAGCCAATGGACGGAGGAGCCCGGGCATAAAGAGGCGGGGTTTCGGGATGGAGAGCTCCTGATGTCGGCCCGAGGCCCCTGCTACCTAAAAGAGCTGGTTGTTGTGTCAGTTCTGCTTGTGCTGTGCCTCAGTCTGCTCATCACCATGCTTCTGTATGTCATCAGAAAGCGATGCCGCAGCCGAACGGCCCCACATGCTGGAACTCCAACCAGAGACTCTGACAGAAGGACCCCTGTGGAGCAGGAGGCCCTCAGGGGGAACCAGTTTCAGAGCAAGCGCAATGGACAAGCTCTGCACAGCGGACAGGCCAGTGGCTTCGTCTGTAACGGGGCACTCACAGGCTCTAATGGGCATTTGCCCAACACCCCCATCTGA
- the sema4ab gene encoding semaphorin-4A isoform X1, translating to MNIRLIPAVMENPSLLSLIVALLGFLSPCLTRLTPRVSFPKGSPGRHLTRFSSHDVSNSTTLLLSDDGDMLYVGARDAVLALDVSHKDSIILRSKLDWSPSEKDLEQCSMKGKKMVDCPNFIRVLQFLNTTHIYACGTFAFSPRCTYINSETLTMSLKPDEGRGRCPYDPYQRNTAIIVDGELYTGTVADYRGNRPVISRHLSEGRRVDLKLDDTLGWLEDPTFISSSFIPDEEKIYFFFSEVGREYDFIDKFIVSRVSQICMSDVGGQRTLQRRWTTFAKAQLLCQADSELPYNVIQDMDILPPAEGAPSDDTLFYGIFTSQWSVNSGRSAVCSFRLTDIKSVFSGNYKVLNRDTLQWSTRVQEKVANPGECGLHNASDNALRFVKENFLADDSVRPVGRSLTMVSAEHNYSHLTVQRVQAANNRDYTVLFLLTESGYLHKAVLLPTGAHIIEEVQVFEQPQPIKSLKLSVAKGLIYVGTSEGLVRVPTANCSFYWTCPQCVLARDPFCGWDPASRACVEASNHQTSLGQDIDKGNVEEACNSVSFTHRARFGLPAASCPAGELVSVSLNEVVRLQCPAASQLSQQLWERPNSRLSSDLYLHLDDGSLSFVATPITVGHYLCLSTENGYQQTMAIYHVKQKSSPIAQSPTNYTRPQAPPIPTTKAVARPGPGLLPSLGTLPKRTSTRQGETEPTLSSRDTQVTTGQRGRNTSQWTEEPGHKEAGFRDGELLMSARGPCYLKELVVVSVLLVLCLSLLITMLLYVIRKRCRSRTAPHAGTPTRDSDRRTPVEQEALRGNQFQSKRNGQALHSGQASGFVCNGALTGSNGHLPNTPI from the exons GAAGTCCTGGGAGACACCTCACCCGCTTCAGTAGCCATGATGTCAGCAACAGCACCACGCTGCTGCTCAGTGATGATGGAGACATGCTGTATGTCGGAGCCCGGGATGCTGTGTTAGCACTGGATGTTAGCCACAAGGACTCCATCATACTGAGGAGTAAG TTGGACTGGAGCCCTTCAGAGAAAGACCTTGAACAATGTTCCATGAAAGGCAAGAAAATG GTCGACTGTCCCAATTTCATCCGTGTACTGCAGTTCTTGAACACCACCCATATCTACGCCTGTGGAACATTTGCCTTCAGTCCCCGCTGCACCTACATT AACTCTGAGACGTTAACGATGAGCCTCAAGCCTGATGAAGGAAGAGGTCGCTGCCCCTATGACCCTTACCAACGCAACACTGCTATCATCGTAG ATGGAGAGCTTTACACGGGGACGGTGGCAGACTACAGGGGGAACCGGCCGGTCATCTCCAGGCACCTCAGTGAGGGCCGGCGTGTTGACCTCAAGCTGGATGATACATTAGGATGGCTGGAGG ATCCAACCTTCATCAGCTCCAGTTTCATTCCTGATGAGGAGAAAATCTACTTTTTCTTCAGTGAAGTGGGCAGAGAGTACGACTTCATCGACAAATTTATTGTTTCTCGTGTTTCTCAGATTTGCATG AGTGATGTTGGAGGTCAGCGCACGCTGCAGCGCCGCTGGACCACATTTGCCAAAGCTCAGCTGTTATGCCAGGCTGACAGTGAGCTGCCCTACAATGTGATCCAGGACATGGATATCCTCCCACCAGCAGAGGGAGCTCCTTCAGATGATACACTCTTTTATGGCATCTTCACATCCCAGTG GTCTGTCAACTCTGGGCGGTCAGCAGTGTGTTCGTTCCGCTTGACTGACATCAAATCAGTTTTCTCGGGTAACTACAAAGTCCTAAACCGGGACACATTACAGTGGAGCACACGGGTTCAAGAGAAGGTCGCAAATCCAGGAGAG TGTGGCCTGCACAACGCGTCTGACAACGCCCTGCGCTTTGTCAAAGAAAACTTCCTGGCAGACGACAGTGTGCGACCAGTAGGAAGAAGTCTGACCATGGTGTCTGCTGAGCACAACTACAGCCATCTGACTGTACAGAGAGTCCAAGCTGCCAACAACAGAGACTACACTGTCCTGTTTCTGCTCACAG AGTCTGGTTATCTACACAAAGCTGTGCTGCTGCCAACTGGGGCACACATTATAGAGGAGGTCCAGGTTTTTGAGCAGCCTCAGCCGATCAAAAGCCTGAAGCTGTCCGTAGCCAAG GGTCTGATATACGTTGGGACATCAGAGGGTTTGGTGAGGGTCCCTACAGCCAACTGCTCCTTCTACTGGACCTGTCCTCAGTGTGTTCTGGCCCGAGACCCCTTCTGTGGTTGGGACCCTGCCAGCAGGGCCTGTGTGGAGGCCTCCAACCACCAGACCAGTCT AGGCCAGGACATAGACAAAGGGAATGTTGAAGAGGCGTGCAACAGTGTTTCATTTACACATAGAGCCAGATTTGGTCTGCCTGCAG CCTCATGTCCTGCAGGTGAGCTGGTGTCGGTGTCTCTGAATGAAGTGGTGCGGCTCCAGTGTCCTGCCGCCTCGCAGCTCTCCCAGCAGCTGTGGGAACGTCCCAACAGCCGGCTGTCCTCAGACCTGTACCTGCACCTGGACGACGGGAGTCTGAGTTTTGTGGCCACCCCCATCACAGTGGGCCACTACCTCTGCCTGTCCACTGAGAATGGCTACCAACAGACTATGGCCATCTATCATGTCAAACAGAAGAGCAGCCCCATTGCTCAAAGTCCAACCAACTACACCCGGCCTCAGGCGCCCCCTATACCCACCACTAAGGCTGTGGCCAGACCAGGGCCTGGACTGCTTCCCTCTTTGGGGACTTTGCCAAAAAGAACATCAACAAGACAAGGAGAGACTGAGCCAACACTGTCCAGCAGGGACACTCAGGTCACCACCGGACAGCGGGGGAGAAACACGAGCCAATGGACGGAGGAGCCCGGGCATAAAGAGGCGGGGTTTCGGGATGGAGAGCTCCTGATGTCGGCCCGAGGCCCCTGCTACCTAAAAGAGCTGGTTGTTGTGTCAGTTCTGCTTGTGCTGTGCCTCAGTCTGCTCATCACCATGCTTCTGTATGTCATCAGAAAGCGATGCCGCAGCCGAACGGCCCCACATGCTGGAACTCCAACCAGAGACTCTGACAGAAGGACCCCTGTGGAGCAGGAGGCCCTCAGGGGGAACCAGTTTCAGAGCAAGCGCAATGGACAAGCTCTGCACAGCGGACAGGCCAGTGGCTTCGTCTGTAACGGGGCACTCACAGGCTCTAATGGGCATTTGCCCAACACCCCCATCTGA